The Silene latifolia isolate original U9 population chromosome X, ASM4854445v1, whole genome shotgun sequence genome contains the following window.
catacctgcatataatacaagagaaaccaaagtagacaattcgagggacatttgtagctaaatactactaaatatgcatacgaatgtgtgcaaatgaagtacaaaatatctatataaaatgcacgcatcaatatCCGGTTATAAATCTCGAAATTGGAGGGTTGCTTGTTTTCTTGCTGAGTAATTTGTGCTTTCGTGCTTGCTGGTTTTTCTGGGCTTATTGATGCAGAATTGTTATGGTGTTTATCCATGTCTCAGGCATGCTCATCCTCGTCCCAACCCCGATTTAGTTCCGTCTTAAAACTGGATCGAAACAGAGTCACTGAATGTAGTTTTAAACCGTGACTATGCCGTTTGAACTCTGTTTTGGGTACCATTTTTGGTCTGGTTTGTGTAGCGCTATGAGCAGTCGAGATGGAGGTATTAAAAGCTTAAATTTAGGCGGATACATGCTGAGTTTTAAGGCCGGGTTGTATGCATTTCTAGGACTTTTTTGGGATGGATTAAATAGTCCCTCAGGTATGTTTTTCTTGCTTGTATCTTCATGCTAATGTCGTCACCCGTATACTCGATTTTAACCGCTTGGAAAACTCGGGTTTTTTACTGTTGGTACCTTGTTCTCATGCCGTGACCAGCTTGCTTTGCCCCTGTTTTGGGGACTGTTTTTGTGCAGAAAAGGGGGGAGGTGAAGGGCGGTGTGGCTAAAGCTAGGGAGCTGATCGTGGGTGGCAGGGGCTGGTGGTTGCACGGCCATACTCACGGTTGGTGACTCGGTTGTTGGTCGTGGTGAATGATGTCGTGTGTATACCCTTCAtgcttccttctttttttttttttttttttgccttagtGTTTTATTTTGGTGAATAAATTGTTGGGCTCACTTCCTTATATTCTTTGGACTCACTACCTTTGTATGTTTGGGCTCACCACCATTAAATTGTTGGGCTCACCAATTTAATGGTTGGGCTCACCTTGTCACATGTATTGGATTTGTATGTATTCCGTAAATTTTTACATGACGTAAATTATTAATtaccgcttgttatattttatttaaccggaatgtttaattatgaaatgaaatgtttatttatatgttacaagtatgaaaagattattaaaaataattacctgtaagagtcgtattcttgtagaaatgccataatactATCATTTATGCTTGATTTACATTTACGCCCTCCTTAtactgttctggcaagtacgggtttggcctacttgtgctgctCTGGTAAGTACggtttttggccacttgtgctgtcctggcaagtgagtcttatcttagtctttccgccacttttgtgctgttctggcgattgggtactcggtctccattagtagtcgagtcttgaaTGGGTGCtttgctggcgcacgtcgaattggaatgtacacccgagaatctatagatttagactaggaccgtatcattatcgtagtcctacccggggaaattatagtctaagagtagtaaatgtttGCATTCTGGATGGTTacattggtcatatctccttgaattaCGTGCTCATGGTTAAATGGTCTTTATATTGCTCCCTTACATTCCTTCTCAATTGTTTAGCTTTGCTTATGCCTTGCCTACTTGCCTACTTGCCTATCTCATTCCTTTTCTTATtcttgtattcttaaatatgtaAGATCATATGTTTAGTTATAATTCAATTCATTAATACCTTAATTTAACCTTGTTATCTGTTTATGTGCTTTGTTATGTTCGTCTTGAcgttttgtggctgggagaaccttgagttactccccattgactgtggctttcatgtttacatgtgtggacaatgggcccacgggggcgcttgggaagaacaagcatttgcatttgtggagtcgccaccaatttattgtggaaaattggaaaccgttcgaatacctcatgccatgtcaagacacaaagtagtgacatgaacaccaagaactcgttacccttagcattctatgtctagaatgactctcgtggatgccaatgaacacggatgttcacagagatctggagtaaggggcgagggtacgtattaggaagtttttttgatcgaacacctaatcccgcccgcctcgatagcggcctctactaatgattagggaaattgtctatactcgatatgttgtccattatatgcatgcaatgcaacatccaataaattaatcataacatatgagaattaactaagtcggttaacacataatttaacatacaattaggtcgaagtaggaatttaggttgattacatgtgaaatcatacaagcaataataaagagatacaataaagaaatacaataaagaaaattaaataattacaacgggttaattgatttatgtcgaaaatacatctaaaacggataatttgggaaaagaaagaatgAATAGATCAACAAagagattattaggtgataatacgactaatagttaattaaatacgtaattaataaactaggtcaagtcacgaacgggagttcagggacagaaatcaaccgggaacatgcgcagcagagctgcgtcccttggaagaggcgcagcagtccatgcgtctgttcctgggttaagttctggctgtgaagccggaaccgcatctcgttaatgttcattggtgaatttaatgcttgattaatggtatttgactcggatgaaagtgattaacatattatttacatatgatcgaggtcataaaaacgataaaacatgaatgactctgattaggacgaattatttacaagatgagactaattaaagaattaaacaaaccaaacaaattattTAGGTTAAACAagtaattaatgatgaattaatgatggtgacggtaaataacagatacaagtatatctaagatgaattccagagattcagtatgggtaaatcgaatctctaaaacccgaattgatttaaatgacgaaaacccgcaaatatggattataagggatttaagtcgggatgtaaaaagatgataaattattaatgatttacttacatgttagaattatcatattagaaattattatgttaatgaacaatgaacaattgataacaaagcaaaaacaatcagacgaacaaaagacgaaggaagaagaaaggaagcaggaattgcggcagcctcaggaagaggcgcagcaggtgctgcgttccttcgaagaggcgcagcagttgctgcgtcctttctcgacggttgtcttctgataatccatAAAAAGGGTTTTGATAGAGTCAAATAGTGTCGGCCTAATTAGGTAATTTTAGTTGAATAAACTTGTCATAAAGCCGGTTTTGAATGTTAATCGTGGTATTTTCCGGTGATTCCACTTTTGTTGTAATTTGGATCATGTGAACTTGTTGGTGGTATTTACATCTCAAGGTAATTCAAGTACTTCATATTGGTAAGTTGAGATGAATTGATCATTTTGTACAAACCGACTCACAAGTAAAACCCGAGCCACGGTCAACCAAGGTGAAGAAGGAGAGCAAAAGGTAAGCCAAGGGAATAAGTTCAAAGTCAAGAAAAGTAAGCTAATGGAAGATTTGATGCCTTGGCATagacaaacaagagccaaaatgaagaattgaaaactcggtttcacaagggtcaacttcaaatggatatatctcgagttctagagctcgtaTTGATGCAAcgccagttggaggtgaaagcttgtgatcttatctttccaacggtaggtcacacgcctcgtTTGTTcaagaaacgagggagatatggcctTCGCAAGATGCTGCTGTCAGTTtgaagcgcagcctgcgcaattgtgcgcagcctgcgcaattgtTTTGGGCTTTCTTAAGGGACTTAACCTAGATTCTCATGCCTCCCTATATATATCTAGAATTTTGAGATCTAAAGGGACTCCTACTCACATCATACAACCTCCTTACCATTAAGATCTCATGCTtggctttaatcttgtaataattaaaacttaatctttccttaattcatgttaatctttcttcattttaTGGGTTGTAAGCAAACTATGGAAGGTTAATCTTTCTTTACTTGgtgtaatttgatcaaagtatccaactttgaTGTTGTAAGACTCCTAAATCTCTCTCAATTTATCTATTGTTTTTTCCTTTGTTCTTaaattcttatgttgagtagatgaatgtatgaattgatcactcttgcatcttatttacccaactattgcaaattctagagaaatggtttaatctatctagaattgtttggagcaaacttgttgtatgttgatttggtttaaaggattcatatttCAAGTGGGAAATTACATGTCTTTTCTTGCTAGCATGGTTTAATCTAGTAGGATTTGATTCTAGCTTACATCTCTTGGCAAAAGCTTCATGCTCAATTCTAGTTTTCATTCATGGTTCAATGAGTTGTGGTTGGAATTGAAGGACTCACATATATGGTTTAATTGTGTGTGTCAATTTCTTGAGATGATAGTATTGGATAGATAAcaatagagagaaaagagtcaaactttgtcattgttggattactaagagagaattacacCAAGTCTTTCCCATATTTGATTGTTGCATATCtagtgtttgttgttttgcttctaTGATAAAAATTGTATCTTTACTTTTCCTTATGCTACTTCAAAACCAAACTttctccatttatgtcatacTACATGTTAACCATTGTTCATAATCATTGTTTGTTGATAAACATAATTAGTAGGTCTTGATTGTGGTTAGTGTCTTGATTAGTTCATAGAGTCCTaattagtagtcaatagtttacaattcaagtctttagcttaaaagtccttctcttgggatcgacccttacttgcactatattgctttatccattagagtaatctatagtatagtttggcttataaattgttaatttggtaggttaattctagtatttaacGACCTAGTCTTATTCCCTACCAGGTTttaaaataaggttttacaaatcggttttaggaatactttcgacataaatcttacaatagtgattacgaaaataaagaacaataaacaaaagaaggatttacaccctcagacttacatgtttgacgaaacgagatgaactaagttaacgtttagtgatgcttgactcgaatgtacgacgaaagtgccctctaggaggaaaatgaacaaagttgattaaggttgattgatgtggagttggtcaaattggtcggtcatgcaaaacgaggctggtactcagaaagatccgaacTTACGTGGTCGaacgttcaagcacgtagacgccaaaaagtaagaacgtggtctagaatggaaagggagaagagaagggcggacactcgcgtgagaaatatgagagaccgaaggtctctatttatactaatcacacggaggaggtagagttttcggagaaactttggaagtgaatctcgaaaagatataaaagatacgaaaaatacgcagaaaaggacttgggaagaggcgcagcaggcactgcatctcttggaagaggcgcagcacctgctgcgtcctttcccaagtggtttcctcttgcggaagaaagatttccgtgtttggtttatggaataacggaataatttggttttccttaatattttgtgtgaatattacgggaaattgtttaccaaaaattaaaagatttataaaatatggaatagaaatatccggaacattccagaacattctgactcagcattttaacggttatcagaaaatgaagacggttttaggcccggactccaaatgtactctaattactgccaaaatgaccgtatcggcacgtagatgacaattaagaggtagacataaatgtttgagcgatcacttgatgataaacttacggactttcacaaatcgttccgcgtaccaaacatgcggcccaatcatcaccgggtggtttgcgggaggtgcagaaatgaggtatctacaacatgaatgacaggttggtgaagatgcttaTAAGGGGTTAGACGTGCGAGCTAGTGAGTACCCTGGATTTTTAGTTTACTTGTTTaccgcttagactcacctttctcattatgtcattcgagggatatattttcccacTTTTAACCGTTTTATTTGTATGAACCCTTATTTGTAAATTCCGCATTTTCCTTCCGTTGAATGTTCATGACTCCCGCATGCTAAAATTTTAACTAttaaataaaagttttaaaaacttCTCTTTTTTCGCATATATTTAGTAgtttattttccgctttatcgcggggcgTCACAGTTTGTATCAAAGCCTTTGTAGCTCccacgcacacacgtgtaccccaaacttaaaTTTTGAAGACCTTGAAATAATGAATGAGATATGGGTataactaaggacctaagttggtagtcttctTGTGTATGCTATTTGTTAAGTACTAACTTGTTTGATGTTCTTTGGTGCTTTAATAAGATGGTGCGACCAAATAATGTGGAGAATACTATCTTGCAAGCCCTTACTCAAATCCTTCAAAATCAACAAAATGTCAATGCTCAAGTCAATCCCGCTCCACAAATGGGAGATCGTCAAGGAAGttttgcttggattgcaagtcaactagcaagaaacaaggctaggacctatggtggtgaagtgaaTCCTATTGAGCTTTCCTAGTGGTTCTGTGATATGGAAAATAATTTCTGTCTTTATGATGTCCAAAATCAAGACAAAGTGAAGCTTGTCTCTCATTTCCTTGTGAAGgaggccgataggtggtggactattACCAGACCTTCCATCACTCAAGATCCCACCTTTGATTGGAACCATTTCAAGACTCTTGTGGAAACTCGTTTCTACCCTAAGGAACTCAAGCAACAAAAAATGAAGGAGTTCATTGAATTCAAGCAAGGAGGCCTATTCGTTCAAGCTTTCACCGACAAGTTCAATGATCTTACTCACTATGCCCCTAAGTTTGTGAAAGATGAAGATGAACGTGTCTACTTCTACCGAAGCAAGTTGAATCCTAAGTTGGAAAGTATGGTGAGAAGAGACTCCACAACCTTTGTGGTGGTctatgatgatgctctttgggccgaGAATTCCTTGAAGGCTATTGATGATGATGCCAAGTCTCGCTCCCACTCTACTTCTtaccgttctaactttcatggcaagggACCCTTTGCGCCTTCTCCTTCATCGAACTATGCTAACAAGAGGTTTGTGCCAAGAGTACAAGAACCAAGAGTGCAAGAACCTAGAAGGCAAGAGCCTAGTGGACAAGTTTCCCAATCAAGCAACAACAACCTCAATTTGGAGAAAGCTCGCAAGTGCTTCAATTGTAAGCAAGTCGTTCACCCCAGAGTTGGATGCTACAATCGACCTTTGATTTGCTACgtttgtaagaagcccggacaccGTGCCAATGCTTGTCCCGATAAGAAGGATGATCCTACTCCTAAAGCCAAGCCAAGAGGAACCATCTATGTCATGAGCCgtgccgaagccgccgctcatcccgacatcattacgggtatgttctcaatttttgatcaaccatGCCTTATTCTTTTCGATACCggtgcatctttatcttttatttcttcCAAGTTTTCGGAAAAGTTAGCTCTTGAGCCTATACCTAGTGAGGATACCCTTATATCCTTACCATCCGGAGAAATCATTTCATGCTCCTATTCTTTTCCCGATGTCCCTATCTTAATTTCGGGAATTCttttccccgctaacctacttcgttttccctttgaggaattcgatgtgattttgggtatgaaTTGGTTGTACAAGTaggatgcaagattcgagtgcagagaccaaaagattcgcctTAAAAGTCCGCTAGGAACCCGTGTCTCCTATAAAGGAGTATGATCTcaagaaggtgtgaagttgatttccgctttgaagttgatgagtatggTGAGGAAAGGTCACCAAATCTTTTTGTGTGTGGTGActtctacttcttcttctttgtCGAAGCttgaagaagtgcccgtggtttgtgaatTCACCGATGTTTTTCCCGAGGAGTTGCCCGGCATACCTCCCTAGCATGATGTAGAAttttctatcgaccttgtacccggtACCGGACCGATTGCTAAAGCTCCCTACCGTATGGCTCCAACCGAACTTAAAGATTTAaggaagcaacttgatgagatgattgagaaatgATTTATTCGACCTAGTGCCTCACCTTGGgatgctcccgttctctttgtgaagaggAAAGATGAATCCATGAGACTTTGTATCGATTATCGTGAGCTCAAACGTGTTAATATCAAGAACAAGTACcctctaccaagaattgaagacttggtcgatcaactcaaaggtgccactactttttccaagattgatttgagatccggttaccATCAAATCCCCGTTCGCGATTCCGGTATTCCAAaaaccgcctttagcacgagatatggacaatttgagtttaaggtgatgccctttggtttaaccaatgcccccgctatcttcatggaccaaatgaaccgaacTTTTATTGAGTTCTTTGACAAGTAtgttgtggtcttcatcgacGATATTCTCATCTTTTCTAAATCTGAGGAAGAGCATGCCGATTATCTTCGTACTATCTTAGAGATTcttcgtcaaaagtggtttgccaaatttcccaagtgtgaattttggttctGTAAGGTGTCATTTcttggtcatgtgatatctaaagaaGGTGTTATGGTGGACCCttcaaagattgaagccgtgatggAATGGAAGAGCCCGACCAATATTGGTGAGATCcatagtttcttgggtttggcgggttattactGTCGCTTTGTAAAGGATTTTTctaagcttgctagaccgatgactcaatttTTGAAGAAGGAGACTAAGTTcttgtggaccgaagcttgtgaagaagctttccaagagttgaagagaaggttgactaccgctctcgtgttgaccttacctgaggatggAGTAGAGTTTGCTGTGTTTTTTGacgcttctaagatgggtttaggttgtgttCTTATGCAAAATAGGAGAGTCGTTGCTTATGCTTCGCGACGATTGAGAGTTCATGAAgtgaattaccctactcatgatcttgAGTTAGCCGCCGTTGTTCATGCCTTAAAGATGTGGAGACATTACCTCAGTGGAGTTCATTGCCATATCTACatcgatcataagagtttgaggtatattttcacccaaaaatagttgaatatgagacaacgccGTTGGTTGGAgttagtgaatgactatgatttgGAGTTGTtatatcatgaaggaaaggcaaatgtggttgccgatgctctTAGTATAAAGTCAATTCATTTTTTGAGTGCTATCCGTGTGCttcccgatgacctttgtgccgagtttcgtaagttaagTTTGCAAATAGTGGAAAGTGGTTTTGATTACCTTGGTGCTATATATGGTTGCCAAACTCGTTATTCTTCGTGAGTTTCGTGATAACCTTGTAGATGATGCTACTTTTAAACGATTTCAATCCAAGCTTTTTGAAGGGAAAGCTAAAGATTATGAGATTGATGCTAGTGGATATCTTCGTTACCAAAGCCGCTTGTATGTCCCCGATGCCGTCGACTTGAGAAAGAGAGTCCTTGATGAAGCTCGTCTATCCCTTTATTCAATCCATCCCGGAGAAGACAAGATGTATAAATATTTGAAGCTTcaattttggtggcctaacatgaagaatgacattgtgacCTATGTTTGGAAATACCtcacttgtcaacaagtgaagattgagcataagagacccggagGTTTGCTACAATCCTTGGATGTGCCTTTATGGAAATGGGAGTCAATCTCCATGGATTTTGTTATgactttgcctaagaccgttggtggaaaggatgccaTATGGGTGATTGTGGATAGATTGACTAAGTGTGATAGGTTCAtccctatcaaagagacttggagtttagatAGGCTTGATAGTGCCTATGTTGAGGAAGttgttcgttaccatggtgttcctaaggagatcgtgtcggatcgtgacccgagattTTGTTCGAGATTTTGGAAGGCCTTataagatgctatgggtagtaagttgttgatgagtaccgcttttcatgccgctaccgatggacaaacCGAAAGGACGATTCAAACCCTTGAAGatttgttgcgtgcttgtgcccttgatttccATATTAGTTGGGAGAAGGGcctacctttggtggaattttcctacaataatagttatcatgcCTCTATCAAGATGGCTCCTTATGAAGCCTTATATGGAAGAAAGTGtcgtagtccgatttgttgggatcaagcaagtgatgttcgtgaccTAAGACCCGACAAGCTAGCCGAGACAATTGACCAAGTGAAGATCATCCgagaaagaatgaaagccgctcaagatcgccaaaagtcttacgccgatgttcgccgtcgacccttggagtttgaagtcggtgataaagtgttcttgaaagtatccccgatgaaaggagtaaagatatttggagttaaagggaagttgagtccaaagtacattggaccCTTTGATGTTGTGAAAAGGATTGGTGTCGTGGCTTATAaattggatttgcccccgagtttaggtaaagttcatgatgtatTCCATGTATCTTAACTTAGGAAGTACATTAGCAACCcaagtcatgtgttgcaaaatgaaattcccgagcttgagcctagtctttcttttgAAGAGAGACCGATTCGCATTTTGGATAAGAAAGATAAGAAGTTGAGGAGTAAAGTTGTCCCCTTAGTGAAAGTTTTATGGAAGTGCGGTGACGTGGAAGAAGTGACATGGGAACCGGAAGCTTCTATGCGTATCAAGTACCCGGATTTATTTTCTTAAGGT
Protein-coding sequences here:
- the LOC141620153 gene encoding uncharacterized protein LOC141620153; translation: MENNFCLYDVQNQDKVKLVSHFLVKEADRWWTITRPSITQDPTFDWNHFKTLVETRFYPKELKQQKMKEFIEFKQGGLFVQAFTDKFNDLTHYAPKFVKDEDERVYFYRSKLNPKLESMVRRDSTTFVVVYDDALWAENSLKAIDDDAKSRSHSTSYRSNFHGKGPFAPSPSSNYANKRFVPRVQEPRVQEPRRQEPSGQVSQSSNNNLNLEKARKCFNCCVLMQNRRVVAYASRRLRVHEVNYPTHDLELAAVVHALKMWRHYLSGVHCHIYIDHKRKANVVADALSIKSIHFLSAIRVLPDDLCAEFHDATFKRFQSKLFEGKAKDYEIDASGYLRYQSRLYVPDAVDLRKRVLDEARLSLYSIHPGEDKMYKYLKLQFWWPNMKNDIVTYVWKYLTCQQVKIEHKRPGGLLQSLDVPLWKWESISMDFVMTLPKTVGGKDAIWVIVDRLTKCDRFIPIKETWSLDRLDSAYVEEVVLQVLRRQVSSRKSSKGRLEYLLLFYQDV